A genomic window from Salvelinus namaycush isolate Seneca chromosome 5, SaNama_1.0, whole genome shotgun sequence includes:
- the LOC120046936 gene encoding signal-regulatory protein beta-2-like: MIRICLLWGLLSQVYMIQTEDTPQPIPVTTRLFGDNVSLLCPKAESEQFLYWYRQTVGQLPHLVASVSYASEPVLKGEFKNPRFHVEESQYGYNLKIRNISTLDEATYFCGIGTMYGMNYGNATFLAVKGHNHPTLVQQPVSDPVYPGDSVILQCTVLSETCTGEHSVYWFRAGSGESHPAVIYTPGNRSDECEKSPETPSPTQSCVYSLSKNNLSLSDAGTYYCAVATCGEILFGNGTNLNIERSLEHVVIGLGVTSVFCVIVIIILVFTRNTKPICEHYKAVSVAQHIGHDNSSTKCDQEQDPDTLNYAALHFSESKTKRGRKKRETPQESVYSDVRYSDWE, from the exons ATGATCAGAATCTGCCTTCTTTGGGGACTTCTCTCTCAAGTGT ACATGATTCAGACTGAAGACACTCCTCAACCAATACCAGTGACTACTCGTCTATTTGGAGACAATGTATCTTTGCTATGTCCTAAAGCGGAATCTGAACAATTCCTGTACTGGTACAGACAAACTGTTGGCCAATTGCCCCATCTTGTCGCATCTGTATCCTATGCATCAGAACCTGTACTTAAAGGAGAGTTTAAGAACCCACGTTTCCATGTGGAGGAATCTCAATATGGGTATAATCTCAAAATCAGAAATATCAGCACATTAGATGAGGCAACATACTTTTGTGGAATTGGGACAATGTATGGGATGAACTATGGAAATGCAACATTTTTGGCTGTGAAGG GACACAATCACCCTACATTGGTGCAGCAACCAGTTTCTGATCCAGTCTATCCAGGAGACTCTGTGATTCTACAGTGTACAGTACTCTCTGAGACCTGTACAGGAGAACACAGTGTGTACTGGTTCAGAGCCGGATCAGGAGAATCCCATCCAGCAGTCATTTACACCCCTGGGAACAGGAGTGATGAGTGTGAGAAGAGCCCTGAGACTCCCTCTCCTACACAGAGCTGTGTCTACAGCCTCTCCAAGAACAACCTCAGTCTCTCTGATGCTGGGACTTACTACTGTGCTGTGGCCACATGTGGGGAGATCCTGTTTGGCAACGGAACAAACCTAAATATTG AAAGATCGCTGGAACATGTAGTCATTGGACTGGGAGTGACATCAGTTTTCTGTGTGATTGTGATCATTATCCTCGTCTTCACCAGAAATACAAAGCCAATTTGTGAACATTATAAAG CAGTGAGTGTTGCTCAGCATATTGGACATGACAACTCAAGCACCAAATGTGATcag GAACAAGACCCAGATACCCTGAATTATGCTGCATTGCATTTCTCTGAGAGTAAAACTAAAAGaggaagaaagaagagagagacaccacaggaaAGTGTGTACTCTGATGTCAGATACTCAGACTGGGAGTGA